A stretch of the Lolium perenne isolate Kyuss_39 chromosome 3, Kyuss_2.0, whole genome shotgun sequence genome encodes the following:
- the LOC127342897 gene encoding uncharacterized protein — MELRNKIYKIKLDTRNKLGLEEEDKELHEVKMAEEHSKLEMDKVMEMAEVETRCEIEEGKVITEAESKLEEGGIEMAGADTKLEIVEAKEMAAGSNSESKLEEGGIEMAGADTKLEIVEAKEMAAGSNSEIEEEPDQMLEALTVLSTDMEDLFARYRDGWESLWSSKVDRFGSFLDTTSLSPMHFTHCTSGHLPHSAVVANTLQVYSIKVEEINEALELKWPLHVYGVVAARDTVDRNRNLIFLRQRYNCQTLTQKQPFLHLTGPSRAIVAIDPVNFEIELKVRGRTESEDRVLMSQAFHYSGNLCGSDATLSNDLCKIVLDFEELQQTVQATIVGVHVVKGKPFKHGCRVICVAEPPSKPVELQHKVSKPVVLRDRMAATQSDCHISLSRHVVSVQLHGMLKVVIFTYSSTGHKETARGRVFFTARECKTSWGRCDLGHSTVEVTVAWSRLVRDKLSLLSEGEL, encoded by the exons ATGGAGTTGCGGAACAAGATCTACAAAATCAAATTAGACACCAGAAACAAATTGGGCTTAGAGGAGGAAGACAAGGAGCTGCACGAGGTGAAGATGGCAGAGGAGCACTCCAAATTGGAGATGGATAAAGTCATGGAGATGGCAGAGGTGGAGACCAGATGTGAGATAGAGGAAGGCAAGGTGATAACAGAGGCGGAGTCCAAATTGGAGGAGGGAGGCATCGAGATGGCAGGGGCGGATACCAAATTGGAGATAGTGGAAGCCAAGGAGATGGCAGCAGGGAGCAACTCAGAGTCCAAATTGGAGGAGGGAGGCATCGAGATGGCAGGGGCGGATACCAAATTGGAGATAGTGGAAGCCAAGGAGATGGCAGCAGGGAGCAACTCAGAGATAGAAGAAGAACCCGATCAGATGTTGGAGGCGCTGACGGTGCTTTCCACGGACATGGAGGATCTCTTTGCTCGCTACCGTGATGGTTGGGAGTCGTTGTGGTCCAGCAAGGTTGATCGCTTTGGTAGCTTCCTCGACACGA CCTCATTGAGTCCCATGCACTTTACACACTGCACATCAGGACACCTTCCACATTCTGCTGTGGTCGCCAACACCTTGCAGGTCTACTCCATCAAAGTTGAAGAAATTAATGAAGCTCTTGAATTGAAGTGGCCACTCCACGTGTATGGAGTGGTTGCCGCTCGAGATACTGTTGATCGTAACCGTAACCTCATTTTCCTTCGTCAAAGATACAACTGCCAAACCCTCACCCAAAAG CAACCTTTTTTGCATCTGACTGGCCCGTCTCGTGCAATTGTGGCCATAGACCCTGTTAACTTCGAGATTGAACTAAAAGTAAGGGGCAGAACGGAGTCTGAAGATAGAGTGTTGATGAGTCAAGCCTTTCACTACAGTGGCAATTTATGTGGTTCAGATGCCACTCTGTCGAATGACTTATGCAAAATTGTGCTGGACTTTGAGGAACTTCAACAGACAGTTCAGGCCACTATTGTTGGCGTCCATGTTGTTAAGGGGAAGCCTTTCAAACATGGCTGCCGAGTTATCTGTGTTGCGGAGCCGCCATCCAAGCCAGTTGAGCTTCAACATAAAGTTTCCAAGCCAGTTGTGCTTCGAGATAGAATGGCCGCTACCCAGTCAGATTGCCATATTAGTCTGTCAAGGCATGTTGTTTCTGTACAATTACACGGAATGCTGAAAGTTGTCATATTTACCTACTCATCAACTGGTCATAAGGAAACAGCACGTGGTCGTGTCTTCTTCACAGCCAGAGAATGCAAAACAAGTTGGGGCAGATGTGATCTTGGCCACTCTACGGTTGAGGTTACCGTTGCTTGGTCTCGCCTTGTTCGAGACAAACTGTCCCTCTTGAGCGAGGGAGAGCTTTGA